One Silene latifolia isolate original U9 population chromosome 4, ASM4854445v1, whole genome shotgun sequence DNA segment encodes these proteins:
- the LOC141652652 gene encoding U-box domain-containing protein 38-like → MGKNGQFLKLKLSLFRSSSSPTRTSTPPPPPSSPPSPPSEYICPVCQTLFTEPVVIGSGHTFDRTCVQACLDLNYTPNLSDGTCPDFSSPLIPNLALQSAIPKWCDENGVVLPSSKSCVDVMEKLRVDIFNNDDDNCLIRPSERFLIDEVMKVKPNPDDSHAMTMFTRKVNRFDSTSSDESVIAAASPLTPLPLKTRPACWSSYGGESSSSEAQTSGEVVNPNFVNSDENDEEIVAKFKSDYPHDQEQGAILLRKITRKDENSRIKLCTARLLREIQPLLISSYESVQVNAIAALVNLSLEKENKIKIVRSGIVPIVVDLLKGRLSETQEHAAGVIFSLSLEEKNRTAIGVLQALPPLMHCLIRSDSDRTRSDSALALYNLALDHNNRVKLVRLGAVPPLLAVLRSANEAISGRVLLVLCQLAASAEGKAAMLDGNAVEHLVAMLRSTQSASESTRENCVAALYALSHGSLRFKALARDARAVEVLKAVEESGSERAKEKARRLLVVLKPRRESVDEESDDVDWEAILASTSAGIGPTRPRVGPGHGGVGNTTEF, encoded by the coding sequence ATGGGCAAAAATGGCCAATTCCTCAAACTAAAACTTTCCCTTTTCCGATCCTCATCCTCACCTACCCGAACCTCCACACCTCCACCACCACCCTCATCTCCACCGTCTCCGCCTTCCGAATACATATGCCCCGTTTGTCAAACCTTATTCACCGAACCTGTTGTCATTGGTTCAGGTCACACCTTCGACCGCACGTGCGTCCAAGCCTGTCTTGACTTAAACTACACACCTAATCTATCCGATGGCACGTGCCCTGATTTTTCCTCTCCTTTGATTCCTAATTTAGCCTTACAGTCCGCTATACCGAAATGGTGCGACGAAAACGGCGTCGTTTTGCCGAGCTCGAAGAGTTGTGTCGATGTTATGGAGAAATTGCGTGTTGATAtttttaataatgatgatgataattgtTTGATTCGGCCGTCGGAGAGGTTTTTGATTGATGAGGTTATGAAGGTTAAACCTAATCCGGATGATTCGCACGCCATGACGATGTTCACTCGGAAGGTCAACCGATTCGACTCAACGAGTTCCGACGAGTCGGTTATTGCGGCGGCGAGTCCACTCACTCCGCTTCCGTTGAAGACTCGGCCGGCGTGCTGGTCGTCGTACGGTGGTGAATCGTCTTCTTCCGAAGCGCAGACTTCCGGCGAAgttgtaaaccctaattttgtcaatTCGGATGAAAACGATGAGGAAATCGTTGCGAAATTCAAGAGCGATTATCCGCATGATCAAGAACAAGGTGCGATTTTGTTGAGGAAAATCACGAGAAAAGACGAGAACTCGCGAATTAAATTGTGTACTGCGAGATTATTGCGCGAAATTCAACCGTTGTTGATATCGAGTTACGAGTCGGTTCAGGTGAACGCCATAGCCGCGTTAGTGAATTTATCTCTTGAGAAAGAGAACAAGATCAAGATTGTAAGGTCAGGAATCGTTCCTATAGTTGTTGATCTTTTGAAAGGTAGATTATCGGAGACGCAAGAACACGCTGCAGGCGTAATCTTTTCGCTTTCGTTAGAAGAGAAGAATCGAACTGCGATCGGAGTTCTTCAAGCTTTGCCGCCATTGATGCACTGCTTAATCCGGTCTGACTCGGACCGGACTCGGAGTGACTCGGCTTTAGCGCTGTATAACCTTGCTTTAGACCATAACAACCGAGTCAAACTCGTTCGACTCGGCGCAGTTCCGCCGCTTTTAGCGGTACTGCGATCGGCGAACGAGGCTATCTCCGGGAGAGTTCTCCTAGTGTTGTGCCAGCTGGCGGCGAGTGCGGAGGGAAAGGCGGCGATGTTAGACGGAAACGCGGTGGAGCACCTGGTGGCGATGTTGCGGAGTACTCAGTCGGCGAGTGAGTCGACTCGGGAGAACTGTGTTGCGGCGCTTTACGCGCTGAGTCATGGGAGTTTGCGGTTTAAGGCGCTTGCGAGGGATGCGAGGGCGGTCGAGGTGTTAAAGGCGGTCGAAGAGAGCGGAAGCGAGCGAGCTAAGGAGAAGGCACGGCGGTTGTTGGTGGTGTTGAAGCCGCGGAGGGAGAGTGtggatgaggagagtgatgacgTTGATTGGGAAGCGATCCTTGCATCGACTTCCGCTGGAATCGGTCCGACTCGTCCTCGAGTTGGTCCGGGTCACGGTGGTGTCGGGAATACAACCGAGTTTTAA